In the Paenibacillus pabuli genome, one interval contains:
- a CDS encoding chemotaxis protein CheW has protein sequence MNEEAQVQYINFTVGDQFFALRIEEVHEIIRMIPVTTVPFGSPEIRGFGSLYGKVVSVVSLRVLLGMRDKEDDASTRIIVVPYKGGFVPLIVDTVDSVVTYDRFEEPAEEHKRFMTGVFKEIGHAPDHTAGILNLDVLLGMLTSLGE, from the coding sequence ATGAATGAGGAAGCTCAAGTTCAATACATTAATTTTACGGTCGGAGATCAGTTTTTCGCGCTGCGCATTGAGGAAGTACATGAAATTATTAGGATGATTCCCGTGACCACTGTTCCGTTCGGCAGTCCGGAGATCAGGGGCTTTGGGTCTTTGTACGGCAAGGTGGTTTCCGTCGTTAGTCTTCGGGTTCTGTTGGGCATGCGGGATAAAGAAGATGATGCTTCTACACGTATTATTGTCGTGCCATATAAAGGGGGATTCGTGCCTTTGATTGTGGACACGGTCGATTCTGTGGTGACCTACGATCGGTTTGAAGAACCTGCGGAAGAGCATAAGCGCTTTATGACAGGTGTATTCAAGGAGATCGGACATGCCCCGGATCATACGGCGGGTATTTTGAACCTGGATGTATTGTTAGGCATGCTGACGAGTTTGGGCGAATAA
- a CDS encoding methyl-accepting chemotaxis protein, with protein sequence MTLKAKVIVIVTAICILLAAPLSYIALLVIEKQATESVDNQLQSTVQYAAAEVNGWAIAQAKVIETLGKVIEDTVPLNEIGMDHLQAFQLPSNKEDIATIYFGLEDGTYMDGAGFIPDASFDARERPWYVQTKASNQLTYSDAYVTKAGVQSIFIGVPLHDADGNFQGAIAENIALDSIKDEINSIQTENGFTFLLDQAGVVLSHPNQELLNTPLADQSDYTDIVGTMLKEPSGLSEYTYNNDRQLIYYEKIPNTNWIVATSISKAAALAEFTKTRTLYLAFIIVFTLILAALAYFFALKTIKPLLAMKNSAQQLAAGDLTVQVAVKGKDEIAQLGSSFNEMSASLRSLIGQVDQSAQQVQASSQTMFKDASGSNEIAGQISTVIEEIAKGAGEQAESIQAGAEMVSEINGIIDQITDEARQASETILDVNNAMESGQSAIARQSDLSQAGQESTSRVETSNELLLSKIGEISAITGSIQNIAAQTNLLALNASIEAARAGEHGRGFAVVAGEVRKLAEQSSHSVAEIDQLLNDLNAAGRQSAAELEQFRLNSSAQSESMAETSASFDLIRGSVDEIIHKISSITSGMDEIKTGAAQVSDVITGLAAVAEESAASTEEAASSTMEQSLSISNISEAAKALSDHADQLLREVSRFNTAEK encoded by the coding sequence ATGACGCTTAAAGCAAAAGTCATCGTCATCGTCACCGCCATTTGTATTTTGCTCGCAGCCCCACTAAGTTACATCGCCCTTCTCGTGATCGAAAAGCAAGCTACGGAGTCTGTGGATAACCAACTGCAGAGCACCGTTCAATATGCTGCAGCCGAAGTTAACGGATGGGCCATTGCCCAAGCTAAAGTGATTGAGACACTCGGGAAGGTTATTGAAGATACAGTGCCCCTGAATGAGATCGGGATGGACCATCTGCAGGCATTCCAACTGCCGTCCAACAAAGAAGATATCGCCACCATCTATTTCGGCCTTGAGGACGGAACATACATGGATGGAGCAGGCTTTATCCCCGATGCGTCCTTCGACGCTCGCGAACGTCCTTGGTACGTGCAAACCAAAGCCTCCAATCAACTTACATACAGTGATGCTTATGTGACCAAAGCCGGTGTACAGTCCATTTTTATTGGCGTGCCTCTCCATGATGCAGACGGGAACTTCCAGGGCGCGATCGCTGAAAATATTGCACTGGATTCTATCAAGGATGAGATTAACTCCATCCAGACCGAGAACGGATTCACCTTTTTGCTGGACCAGGCCGGTGTCGTGCTCTCCCACCCCAATCAGGAGTTGTTGAACACCCCACTTGCTGATCAAAGCGACTACACCGATATTGTGGGCACGATGCTTAAGGAGCCAAGCGGATTATCCGAATATACCTACAATAATGATCGTCAATTAATCTATTATGAGAAAATTCCTAACACCAATTGGATTGTTGCCACTTCCATTTCCAAGGCAGCTGCCCTGGCCGAGTTTACGAAGACAAGAACGTTGTATCTGGCCTTTATCATTGTATTTACACTGATTCTGGCAGCTCTCGCCTACTTCTTTGCTCTAAAAACAATCAAGCCTTTGCTTGCCATGAAAAACAGTGCCCAGCAGTTGGCAGCCGGAGATCTTACCGTTCAGGTTGCTGTAAAGGGCAAAGACGAAATTGCACAACTGGGTTCATCATTCAATGAAATGTCTGCTTCACTACGCAGTTTGATCGGACAGGTCGATCAATCGGCACAACAGGTCCAAGCTTCTTCCCAGACGATGTTCAAAGATGCTTCGGGCAGTAACGAAATTGCCGGACAGATCTCGACGGTCATTGAGGAAATTGCCAAAGGTGCGGGAGAACAAGCTGAATCGATTCAAGCCGGAGCCGAAATGGTGTCCGAAATTAACGGAATCATTGATCAGATTACAGACGAGGCCCGGCAGGCCTCCGAAACGATATTGGACGTTAATAACGCGATGGAGAGTGGCCAAAGTGCAATCGCTCGCCAGTCAGATCTGTCCCAGGCAGGACAGGAATCCACGAGTCGGGTCGAAACATCCAATGAGCTGCTGCTTAGCAAAATTGGTGAAATATCCGCCATTACAGGCAGTATTCAGAACATTGCGGCACAGACCAATCTACTGGCCCTGAATGCATCCATTGAAGCTGCACGTGCCGGAGAACATGGCAGAGGATTCGCCGTTGTCGCCGGGGAAGTTCGCAAGCTTGCCGAACAATCTTCGCACTCCGTTGCTGAGATTGACCAGTTATTGAACGACCTGAATGCAGCAGGCCGGCAAAGCGCAGCCGAATTGGAACAGTTCCGACTGAATAGCTCGGCCCAATCGGAATCCATGGCAGAAACTTCGGCTTCCTTTGATCTGATTCGTGGTTCCGTAGATGAAATCATACACAAAATCAGCTCGATTACTTCGGGCATGGATGAGATCAAAACAGGTGCAGCCCAAGTATCGGACGTTATTACAGGGCTCGCTGCTG